The genomic stretch TGAAATGCGGGCTGCTTGTCCAGGCGAAGCGATCGTCACTCCAAACCCTCAACCTACAGAAACTCAGGCAGCGATCGCAGGCTCTCCATTGCTGGAAACGTTACCGTCCCGATTCGAGCCGTTGCGACCTTACATTGAAGCTAAGTTGCAGTCTTACATCAAAATCCATTTGGAAGAACAGGCTCAATGGCTGGATTCCGCCTGGATTGGAGACCCGCTAGAACCCTGGCAGAGCAAAATTGGCGGCTTTCCCTACCTGCCTGAAGGAACAGACTATCCCACCGATTGCGAAACGGGTGAGATGATGCTATTTCTCATGCAGATTAACTGTGCCGACCTGCCCATAATTGACGGGCTGGCTCTCCCTCGCCAGGGAATCTTACAGTTCTATTCAGGCTTGAATGTGCCAATGTGTGAGGTGAGTCCTGAACAACATCGCATTCTCTACTTTCCAGAAGTTTCGTATGACAGGAACGACTTAATCACCGACTTTGGCTTTTTGGTAGAGTATGCCGAAACGGAAGAATGGTATGCCGAAGTTTATCCGTTGACCTTTTCTGCACACCAGGATTTCTTTTGCGTGACACGGGCTGGTTACACTGAGTCTCTCAATGTTCCTAAAGAATTGGAAACGCTCTCTGAGGAATTTATAACGTGGTTGGATGAGCAAGATGACCAGGAAACGATCGATCGGCGCGTCAACAAACTTGGAGGAGAAGTAGAGTATCATTCCTATGTTGATGAAACAGTAGGAGAAGCAGGAGGAGCGTTGCTTCTGGAACTGAACCACCCATGTGATTGTGATGATTATTTTTACTTTTTCATTGAGACTGAGGATCTGGCTAATTTAGACTTTAGCAATGTCGAATCCTACTTTATGCGTCAGTAAGTAGACAAACATGATTAAATCATGCAAGATTACCTGCTCCTCTGCCACTCAACCGGAACGTTAGCTGTTTCCGCGTTGAGTCCTTGCCCTGGTGTTTCAGTTCATTGTTGAAGCGGTAAAACCTCAAGGATGAAGAAAACCTAATGCGTGTCAGATTTAAAGGTAAATAGCCAGATTTTGACACACATCAAAACAATGATGCAGGCTTAGCTTAATGGCATGACACCGACCAAGGTGGCTCAGTACGTGGAAGCGATGCTTATCCCTCTTCCATCATTTAAGCAGAGTTAAAGAGGACGCGCCGTAGCAAAAGGTCATGCATGATGGGGCAATAAAACTGCTGCATCCGCTGGATTAATTGGATAAATCCCTGGATGAAGGATGGGATTTCAAACACCTCAAGCCAGGGTTTGAGTCGGTTTAAAGCAATCCAGGGCTCAATCACTAAGCGCAGGTTGTTCAGCAGGTGTTTCCAACCCCGTTGGCTATTCCACCAAGAGTGTTGGGCAAATATCTGGTGAGACAAAGGGCATTCCCGATTGAAGGCATCAGCGAACAAACTCACCATCGTGAAAGCACTCATGACAATCTCCCACCATCGCTCAATCTGCTTGTAATGGGTCACGCGAAAATCCGCCCATCCCAGAGCATCTTTACTCTGCTTGAGTCCATACTCAATCCAGGTTCGTTCGCCGTAGCGATCCCCAATCTCATCGAGTTTGACCTCCGGCGCATTGCTCATTACATAAGTGGTTGAGTTGTCCGGTAACGTTTGTGGGTTAGTCGTTAACAACCAGTAGCGAACCGTTCGACGTTTCCCATAAATAATCTCGCTGCGATAGCGAACTTCGGTTTTGCCATTGCTAAAGGTCCGCCGAAAGGCTTGCCAGGGTTCACAGGTTACCTCTTGGTCTTGGGGCAACCACATCCCGTGGTTCGACCGGATCGCCACGATGTAGGGCAGATTCAACGACTCCAATACACGGATAAAGTTGACTTTACTTTCGCCGTACAGACTATCGGCAAGCACTAATTCAAACCGAAATCCCAGCGATAGCAGTTCACGGATCATCTCCGCAGCAATCTGCGGTTTCGTTTTGTACTCATCACCCGCTTTGAGCCGCTCTTTGGGCTTGTAAACCTCAAACGATAGGGGCAATATCATGCCACGAAATAGGGCATAAGCGGTCACTGCCACGATGCCATTTTCCTTCTTACCCACATTGCCGATGTATTGTCGCTTGACGTAATCGGTGTGCTTCCCCTTTTTACAGTCGCCCGTTTCGTCAATCAACAGAATCACGGCTTGCCCGTCTAGGAGCTTGAGGATGAGCTTTAAGCGAATCTGTCGCAATCGCGTCACCGACCAGGGCGATTTCGTCAATAGGTGGTGTAAGCCTTGCTCATTGTCTAAGCCCACTGCTTTCGCAATGGCTGGTAGCGTTTTGCGTTTTAGTTCTGAGATCATGCCCACATGCAGGTATTTGAAGGCTTCAAAGCTTCGCACTTCGGGAAACAACGGGGCATACCATTCACAATATTCATCGACAAAGCGCAGGGTAGGACGAGCCGCACGAGGTTCTACCATCACCGCCTCCACGTCTGCAAGAACCACCCTTCTAGTCTAATTTTTCCTCTCCAATATGATGGAAGAGGGGTATGCAACGCCTCCTCACCTTACCATTCGCTAGTTTTTGCGACGCAACCCTGTAGCGTGGGTATAGTTCATATTAGTTTTTCAGGCTTCAGCGAGCATCTTCACAATTCAACTATACAGCTTGTATAGCTAGGACTGATATTTTTCTGGATGTTCTGTTTAATGGTGTCGAGATCAACGTAATGATCAGCAACGTTGATCAGGCTATCACTTGTCATTGAACGCAAGCTTACGACTGCAACGCGAACTCCTCGATAAGCAATGGAATTGACAGCATAGGCTAAATCTCCATCGCCGCTGACCAGAATAGCAGTATCAATATGGTCAGCCAGCGTCAACATGTCTACTGCAATTTCCACATCTAAATTTGCTTTTTTGGAGCCATCGGGCAACTGAATTAGATCTTTTGTGATGACGCGATAGCCATTGCGACGCATCCAGAGCAAAAAACCCTGTTGCTTTTCATTGGCGCGATCGACACCGGTATAGAAAAAAGCCCTGAGTAACCGAGCATTTGCAGTTAATTGACAAAGCAGCTTCGTGTAGTCAATTTCAATTCCAAGCTGTAAGGCAGCATAAAAGAGGTTTGAACCGTCAATGAAAATCGCAGTTCGACCGGGATCTAGGGGGTGATGATCTGACTCATAATTCTGCGGCATTTTGATCGAATTGTTTTTATCGGCATTTTTCAAATGTTCTGGATAGCATGGCTTTTCGAGGAGGATGTCTGAAGTTGCTGTGTGCGTGTAAGCTGTCGCCATGAGTACCTCAATTTTTGAGAAAAACTCTCTTCCATGAAATTGGATTAGTAATAAAGCGTTACGTCTTCGCCACAGTGGTCTGCCAAATAAACTAGGGATTTGAAGCGAAGATTCACGATTTGATCGTAGAAGGGATTTAATTTACAAAGCGGCGGAATCCGAATCAGCGTGTAATCAAATAGTTTGATTTGTCGTTCAAACGGACAACGAGCTGGAATGATCTTGCAGAGTGACCGTGCTGTTTGAGGATTGGAAATTTCGATCGATTCCAGCCGCTGTCGAATTGGGTGAAGGAGAGAGCCAAGGTAACGAATCGCTGGGTGTTTCACGGTAAGTCAGGCAGTAATGCCATCAGGGAAACAATCTGTCGAAGGCTAGATGAAAAGCTTATACTTCACCTCCACCTCCGATTACTTTCTAAGTTAGAACTCAAAAATGCAGAACTTGTGCAGACAAAAAATCAAGCTGGCGATCGTCTGGTTCTAGCTCCAATCGAGTAGCTTGGCAATTTGCTCTGGAAGTTTCATTGCCTTGAAGGGTTTTGTGATAATTCCTGCCACAGCGAGTTCTGCAAACCGTCGTTGTTCTGCGGCTTGAACCTTTGCCGTCATTAAAATCACGGGGATCGACTGGGTTGCTGGGTTGGCTTGCAGTGCGCGAAAGGTTTCAATCCCGTCCATATCCGGCATCATCACATCGAGCAAAACCACGTCTGGCTGCTCATTGGCTGCTTTTGACAATCCTTCATGACCAGAGGAGGCGATCGAGACTTCCCAGCCCCCAACCGTTTTCAAGGTCAGTTGAGCCACTGCCCGAATATCATATTCATCATCAATAATCAGAATGCGTCTGGTGGTCATCGAGACTGCCTCCTGTCTTACCGTGAATCATTCGGTTGAGCAGGCTAATCACTCTCTGCTCAAATTCCTGGGGGGTAATGCGTCCTTTGGTCAGAAATAGGGTTTGTCCCAGTCTTAGCCGTTCGCGATCGCAATCGTTGAGATCACGGGCAGTATAAACGACCAGCGGTACCCGGCAGAGGCGATTGTGCTGCCGCAACCAGTCTACAACGGCAAAGCCGTCATCGGCAGGTAGCCCCAGATCCAGAACGAGCAAATCAGGAATCACCTGCTGGCTGAGCTGAATAGCGTCTCGTCCGGTTTGAGCATGAAATGTTTCGATTTGATGGCGGGAAAACAGGGCTATGAGAACCTGCGCCAAATCTAAATCATCCTCAACGATCAAAACTTTCAAAGACTGGTTATGGCTGGACAGGGCACGCTCCAGTGCTTGCCGCAACATCCTGGGATCTGGCGGCTTCACCACCCAATCGCTAATTCCAGCATAGGGTGCCTTTCTGGCATCGGGCAGCAGCCCGCTCAAAATGACCACTGGAATCGTTTGCGTTTCAGGTTGCTGCTTCAAAACTGCTAGCGTTTCCCAGCCATTCATACCGGGCATCAGCAGATTGAGCAAAATTACATCTGGATGATGGGTAAGCGCATGTTCTACAGCTTCCTGTCCCGAAGCAGCCGTCAGCACCTGGTAGCCCTGCCGTTCCAACATGACCCGCACCAATTGACGAATCGAAGCATCATCGTCACAGAGTAGCACCTGCGGCAATTGGGGTTCGGATTCTAGTCCGGGTGTTGAATCGATTAATTCAGAATCTAAAGTTGATAGCTGCGAACTCTCAAAATGAGAACTTTCAAAATCATTGAGAATCGGTAAGGTGAAGCAGAAGGTGCTGCCCGCTCCTAAGGTACTTTCTGCCCATATTTGCCCTTCGTGCTGCTGAAGAATGCGGCGACAAATGGCGAGTCCCAACCCGGTGCCACCCTTGCGCCGCGAATCTGAGGCATCGACTTGCTGAAACCGCTCGAAGATGGATTCTAGCTTGTCCGATGGAATGCCGCGTCCCTGGTCGGTGACTTTGATGAGGAGGGCGGGGAGTGGGAGCGCAGGAGAGCAAGCAAGCGGCAAGACGACTGAATCCTGAGTCTCTAAATTTGGGGTGCGAGGGGTTTCTGGATTCTGGGCTGTGATCAATTCTGCGGTCAACCCAATCGTGCTTCCGGGCGAGGAAAATTTGATGGCATTGCTGAGCAAGTTTGTCAGGACTTGAATGATGCGATCGGGATCTGCCCACAGGCGAATCGAGAGAGGCACAACAGAGAGCGTGATTTCGGCTCGATCTGCCATCTCTTGCATCGCTTCTACGGATTGATGGATCAGGTCAGCAGCATTGCAAACCTGTTTCGTCATCACGATTTTGCCGGACTCGATCCGCTCAATATCCAGAATGTCGTTGATCAGGCGCACGAGACGATCAGTATTGTTTGCCGCAATATTCAGCATATGCTGAGCATCTTCGGGCTGATTTTGCAAAACGCCTCCGGCTAAGAGATCTAAAGCAGCGGAAATCGAGGTGAGTGGCGTTCTCAGTTCATGGCTGACAATAGAGATAAATTCATCCTTCATGCGTTCAATTTCGCGGCGTTCACTAATGTCTTTGACAAAACAATAGTTGCCATCAAATTGCTGTTGCGGGTCATAGGCTTTCACCATCACAATTTGCTTATCGAGAATGGTGCCATCTTTACGAATTGCCCTTGCCTCTGCTTCCGCCTTGCCAGCCTGGATCATTTGCTGATAGGCAGCCTCCACGATTGCAATGTCATCTGAGTGAACTGTTTGCTGCCATTTCACGCCCAATAGCTCTTCGGGTTGGTAGCCTAGCATATCGGCATAGGCACGATTGACTTGAACATATTCTCCTTGTGTGTTCAATCGAGCAATAGCTTCAATGGCACTTTCTAATGCCTTACGAAGATTCTGAAGCTGCTCTTCAGCTGCTTTGCGCTCAGTAATATCGGTAGCAATTCCTAGAAATCCCGTGATTTGATTGTCTGCATCTTTAAGGGCAGTGATGGACAACAACACCGGAAAGCGCGAACCATTTTTGCGAATATAAGTCCACTCATTCTCGTCCAGTTCTCCTCGGCGTGCCCTGACAATAAACACGTCAAATCCTGGGTCAATGGGTTCTCTTAATTCCTGGGATAGGGATTGCGATCGCTGCACAATTTCCTGCCAATCATGAATCAGGACGGGTGTGTTTTTTCCAATCACTTCTGTTGCTGGATAGCCGAGCCACCGCTCTGCTGTGGTATTAAAGGTGAGAATTGTGCCGTCAACGCTAGTTGAAATAATGCTGTAGTTGGCACTGTTTAGAATCGCTCGCTGAAATGTTAAGGTTTCGCGGAGCGTTCGTTCTGCTGCTTTTCGCTGGTCGATGTTGCGAAAGTAGACGGATAGTCCGTCGGTGGCAGGATAGGCATGAACCTCAAACCACTGGTTCAAAGGTGGGTAAAATGCTTCAAACTGAACAGTAACCCGCTCACCAACAGCCCGATGATACTCGCGGTAAAAGGCAGAATGAACCGCCTCTGGAAACTCATCCCAGATTACTTGCCGCAGCAATTCTTCTCGTCTTCGCTGCAAGAGCAACTCTGCCTGCCGATTCAGGTAGGTAAACCGCCACTCCTGATCCAGGGCAAAAAAAGCATCTGTAATGCTTTCCAGGATATTTGCAATCTGGTTACGGGCAGTTTGTGCTTGCGCGAGAAGCTGGATGCGGGCTTGCTCTGCTTGCTGTAACTCGGCTGTCGTTTGCGCCACCTGAACGAGATGACGCCGTAGCTCTAGCTGGGAAATGACCTGACGACTTAAGGCTTGCAATGCCTGAATTTGATCGGCATTCAGCTGTCGAGGCACCCGATCGATCACACACAAAGTCCCCAAAGAATAGCCGTCTGAGGTGATCAGCGGAGCACCGGCATAGAATCGGATATAGGGTTCGCCAGTGACTAAGGGATTGGTCGCAAATCGTTCGTCGTGCAGCGTGTCTGGAACAATCAAAACATCGTCAGGCTGCAAGATGGCGTGGGCACAGAATGCAAAATCGCGGGGCGTTTCTATCGCCTCTAACCCCAATCGGGATTTGAACCACTGGCGGCAGTCGTCAATCAGGCTGACTAAGGCAATGGGTGTCCCACAAATAAAGGCAGCAAGCCGGGTTAAATCATCAAATGCCGCTTCAGGAATCGTATCTAGAATGTTGTACTGTTGAAGGGCATTGAGTCTATCTGCTTCGTTGTCTGGCAAAGGGGCTTTCATGGTGAACTCCCCTCAGAACGGGTTCCATGCTCAGCTTGGCTGAGGCGATCGCGGGCAGTCTGGTACAGCATTTGAAGATCCGCACCGTCCTGCGGATACTGAACCACCTCCGCTCTCAGACCGACTTGAAACGAAGTACTCTCCGCCTCGAACTCAAACCGCTGCCACGACTGCTGCAAATCGAGGATGCGCTGCATTCCATCCGCCTGGGTCATGCCTGCCATGCCGATAATAAATTCTCCGCCCCCCCACCGACCGACGATATCCTCAGTGTGAAACGATCGCCGCAACAGCTCTCCAAATCGCGCTAGGACTTGATCCACCGCCGCATGACCGTACTGCTGATTGATGGGTTTCAGGGGGTCTAGCTCTATCAGTGCCAGGCAAAACGGCTGCTGACAATGCTCACACCACTGAAGAAACTGAGACAAGGCTTCAGTAGACTTGCGACGATTTGCCACGCCAGTCAGGGCATCCATCTCCGCAAAGCTCTTGAGCAAACGGGTACGCTCCAGGCGATTGAAAATTCGCGTGACCAGTTCTGGACCGACGATCGGTTTGCTGACGAAATCATCTGCGCCGACTGCAAAGACCTGATACATGGTTTCGGCATCGGTGTGAGCGGTCAGAAATAGAATCGGTAGCCCACTCCAGCACGGATCATTGCGAACCACCTGGCAGAGTTCCAGTCCACTCACACAGGGCATTTCAATGTCCAGAACCAGGAGATCCGGCGGATTTGCCTCCAGGGAATCTAGAAACAAAAGCGGATTGTCGAGCACCGAGACGTGAAGCCCCCAGGGAATCAGTAAACGCTGGAGTGCTGTCAAGATTTGCACATCATCGTCTACCACCAGCACCGTTGCCTGGATGGGGCGGGCCTGTTGCAGCACTTGATTGACTGCTTCCAGGACTTGAGTGGCAGTGATGGGCTGTTGGAGCCGTCGCCCGCCCAAGCGAGTTACCTTTACCCGATCGATTAATCGATCTTGGTCGGTTAACACCAGCACAGGAACCGGGGGCGTGCAAGCCCTCAGCTCAGACAGCAGCATCAAGTGATTGTCAGTATCGGCGGCGTTAGCAAAGTCAAGTAACGCTACATCTGGATGCGCTTTAGTGATTTGCTCTCTGGCAGTCACCGGGTTGGATATAATTTGAACCCGAAAGCCCCAGCCAGAAGACTCATTCTGTAATTGAGCCGTGAAGGTCGAATTGGAACTGACGACTAACAACCAGGGACGCTCATCAACGGATTGATCGACTACAGCAACCCCAGACGGCTCGCTGCTTAGATTATTGTTCAAATCATTTAGATGCTGCAATTCCTGCCGTAGGGAGTTGACAAGTTTAGAGAGGCGCTGAACTTGCTGACGCGTTAGCGATCGCCCCTTTTGAAAGAGAGGTTCAATTTCTTGGGCTAAACGGGAACCTTGATCCGCGCCAAACATACCCAGCGATCCTGCCAACTTATGAGTTGCCTGTTCTGCCTGCTGTCGCAGTTCCTCGCTCAGCTTATTTTGCCGCAACAGGACGACTGCCTGCTCAACGACTGAAACCCGACGATCGACCGCCTCTTTCACCTGATTCCAAACCATGCTGAGACCCGTTAAAGTCTGCGATGCGATCGTGGTTTTACCTTCGTCCTGCCTCTTCTGACCTTTATCGCTCCGTGCCTTTTCCTCCCTAAGCTTTTCCTCTGCGGGTCTGAGCCGATAGCCAAGACCATATACCGTTTCGATGGGATCATCTAGAGCGCCTGCTGCCCTCAGTTTTTGCCGCAGTCCTTTAATGTGGGAACGGATGGTGTCCTCGGTGGGGGTTTCCTCAAAAGACCAAATGTGATCAATCAGGGTGCCCGTGCTAAAAATGCGATGCGGATTGCGCAGAAATAGCTCCAGCAACCCATACTCTTTGGGCGTTAACCGGACTAATTGACGATCGCAGGTGACTTCACAAATACTGGGATCAAGCCCTAGATTTCTCCATTCCAGCAAGGGGGGTAAGGCAGTATCGC from Leptolyngbya ohadii IS1 encodes the following:
- a CDS encoding response regulator, translated to MTTRRILIIDDEYDIRAVAQLTLKTVGGWEVSIASSGHEGLSKAANEQPDVVLLDVMMPDMDGIETFRALQANPATQSIPVILMTAKVQAAEQRRFAELAVAGIITKPFKAMKLPEQIAKLLDWS
- a CDS encoding Mo-dependent nitrogenase C-terminal domain-containing protein, encoding MKHPAIRYLGSLLHPIRQRLESIEISNPQTARSLCKIIPARCPFERQIKLFDYTLIRIPPLCKLNPFYDQIVNLRFKSLVYLADHCGEDVTLYY
- a CDS encoding IS701 family transposase is translated as MVEPRAARPTLRFVDEYCEWYAPLFPEVRSFEAFKYLHVGMISELKRKTLPAIAKAVGLDNEQGLHHLLTKSPWSVTRLRQIRLKLILKLLDGQAVILLIDETGDCKKGKHTDYVKRQYIGNVGKKENGIVAVTAYALFRGMILPLSFEVYKPKERLKAGDEYKTKPQIAAEMIRELLSLGFRFELVLADSLYGESKVNFIRVLESLNLPYIVAIRSNHGMWLPQDQEVTCEPWQAFRRTFSNGKTEVRYRSEIIYGKRRTVRYWLLTTNPQTLPDNSTTYVMSNAPEVKLDEIGDRYGERTWIEYGLKQSKDALGWADFRVTHYKQIERWWEIVMSAFTMVSLFADAFNRECPLSHQIFAQHSWWNSQRGWKHLLNNLRLVIEPWIALNRLKPWLEVFEIPSFIQGFIQLIQRMQQFYCPIMHDLLLRRVLFNSA
- a CDS encoding LabA-like NYN domain-containing protein; this translates as MPQNYESDHHPLDPGRTAIFIDGSNLFYAALQLGIEIDYTKLLCQLTANARLLRAFFYTGVDRANEKQQGFLLWMRRNGYRVITKDLIQLPDGSKKANLDVEIAVDMLTLADHIDTAILVSGDGDLAYAVNSIAYRGVRVAVVSLRSMTSDSLINVADHYVDLDTIKQNIQKNISPSYTSCIVEL
- a CDS encoding PAS domain S-box protein, with the translated sequence MKAPLPDNEADRLNALQQYNILDTIPEAAFDDLTRLAAFICGTPIALVSLIDDCRQWFKSRLGLEAIETPRDFAFCAHAILQPDDVLIVPDTLHDERFATNPLVTGEPYIRFYAGAPLITSDGYSLGTLCVIDRVPRQLNADQIQALQALSRQVISQLELRRHLVQVAQTTAELQQAEQARIQLLAQAQTARNQIANILESITDAFFALDQEWRFTYLNRQAELLLQRRREELLRQVIWDEFPEAVHSAFYREYHRAVGERVTVQFEAFYPPLNQWFEVHAYPATDGLSVYFRNIDQRKAAERTLRETLTFQRAILNSANYSIISTSVDGTILTFNTTAERWLGYPATEVIGKNTPVLIHDWQEIVQRSQSLSQELREPIDPGFDVFIVRARRGELDENEWTYIRKNGSRFPVLLSITALKDADNQITGFLGIATDITERKAAEEQLQNLRKALESAIEAIARLNTQGEYVQVNRAYADMLGYQPEELLGVKWQQTVHSDDIAIVEAAYQQMIQAGKAEAEARAIRKDGTILDKQIVMVKAYDPQQQFDGNYCFVKDISERREIERMKDEFISIVSHELRTPLTSISAALDLLAGGVLQNQPEDAQHMLNIAANNTDRLVRLINDILDIERIESGKIVMTKQVCNAADLIHQSVEAMQEMADRAEITLSVVPLSIRLWADPDRIIQVLTNLLSNAIKFSSPGSTIGLTAELITAQNPETPRTPNLETQDSVVLPLACSPALPLPALLIKVTDQGRGIPSDKLESIFERFQQVDASDSRRKGGTGLGLAICRRILQQHEGQIWAESTLGAGSTFCFTLPILNDFESSHFESSQLSTLDSELIDSTPGLESEPQLPQVLLCDDDASIRQLVRVMLERQGYQVLTAASGQEAVEHALTHHPDVILLNLLMPGMNGWETLAVLKQQPETQTIPVVILSGLLPDARKAPYAGISDWVVKPPDPRMLRQALERALSSHNQSLKVLIVEDDLDLAQVLIALFSRHQIETFHAQTGRDAIQLSQQVIPDLLVLDLGLPADDGFAVVDWLRQHNRLCRVPLVVYTARDLNDCDRERLRLGQTLFLTKGRITPQEFEQRVISLLNRMIHGKTGGSLDDHQTHSDY
- a CDS encoding response regulator; its protein translation is MKILLVEDDSLIGEPLVKALTEQHYAVDVAADGETGWALLESFAYDLILLDVGLPKLDGISLCRRLRSQGKQTPVLLLTAQSASLNKVIGLDAGADDYVAKPFNLQELLARVRALLRRGDTALPPLLEWRNLGLDPSICEVTCDRQLVRLTPKEYGLLELFLRNPHRIFSTGTLIDHIWSFEETPTEDTIRSHIKGLRQKLRAAGALDDPIETVYGLGYRLRPAEEKLREEKARSDKGQKRQDEGKTTIASQTLTGLSMVWNQVKEAVDRRVSVVEQAVVLLRQNKLSEELRQQAEQATHKLAGSLGMFGADQGSRLAQEIEPLFQKGRSLTRQQVQRLSKLVNSLRQELQHLNDLNNNLSSEPSGVAVVDQSVDERPWLLVVSSNSTFTAQLQNESSGWGFRVQIISNPVTAREQITKAHPDVALLDFANAADTDNHLMLLSELRACTPPVPVLVLTDQDRLIDRVKVTRLGGRRLQQPITATQVLEAVNQVLQQARPIQATVLVVDDDVQILTALQRLLIPWGLHVSVLDNPLLFLDSLEANPPDLLVLDIEMPCVSGLELCQVVRNDPCWSGLPILFLTAHTDAETMYQVFAVGADDFVSKPIVGPELVTRIFNRLERTRLLKSFAEMDALTGVANRRKSTEALSQFLQWCEHCQQPFCLALIELDPLKPINQQYGHAAVDQVLARFGELLRRSFHTEDIVGRWGGGEFIIGMAGMTQADGMQRILDLQQSWQRFEFEAESTSFQVGLRAEVVQYPQDGADLQMLYQTARDRLSQAEHGTRSEGSSP